Proteins from a genomic interval of Paenibacillus sp. FSL R5-0623:
- a CDS encoding metalloregulator ArsR/SmtB family transcription factor, giving the protein MEQPVKAPSECDAACSGTEADVQTIRTSLIDRETSSEMADWFKAFSDPTRLRIIDALLQKELCVHDLTVLLDMGQSAISHQLRSLRNMRIVKRRKEGKTVYYSLDDTHIEQIFLQTLQHIKHS; this is encoded by the coding sequence ATGGAACAACCGGTTAAAGCACCAAGCGAATGTGATGCAGCCTGCTCAGGTACTGAAGCCGACGTGCAGACGATTCGCACTTCACTCATAGATCGGGAGACCTCTTCCGAGATGGCAGATTGGTTCAAGGCATTCAGCGACCCCACACGTCTACGTATTATTGATGCGCTGTTACAGAAGGAATTATGTGTTCATGACCTGACGGTTCTGCTCGACATGGGACAGTCGGCCATTTCACATCAGCTGCGTTCTCTCCGCAATATGCGGATCGTCAAGCGGCGCAAGGAAGGCAAGACGGTGTACTACTCTCTGGATGATACTCATATTGAGCAGATTTTCCTGCAAACGCTCCAGCATATTAAACACAGCTAG